DNA from Dryobates pubescens isolate bDryPub1 chromosome 30, bDryPub1.pri, whole genome shotgun sequence:
AGCAAATAAAACCCCTAAACACTTGCCTTTTTAAAATGGTATCATGATTAAAAAGTTTAGGTTTAATTGTGTTACCAGGATGATGCAAAAGCACGTTTCCCATTTGCTGgtgtattgggtttggctgagctggagttaatccTCCTCAGAGAACCACCACAGCTGGAAACGTGTGCCACATTGTATGGGTACTTAGTCTGAACTGATATGTGTTTATCAAGTTCTTGACTAGTCCTGCTAGTACTTTGTCTACTGTTCAGTGTTCCTAAACTGATACAAGATGTTGCACACCGTGAAATTAAAGCTAAGAGACAATAATActacttttcctttctctcttgaagTAGCATTCTTGTATATTTGTGGATGAAGTTTCTTGACTCTTCTGTGTATCCTGCAGTGTTGTGTTTTATTTGCAGTTGTTGGTGGACTGGGTAATATCAGCAGTATAATGCTTATTTTAATTTGGTAGTCCAGTTTTTGAGGATAATCAATCACTGTGACATTTATTTCAGTTTGGAGGTCCTGATATAAAAATATATTGAGTTTCCCTCAGTTCTTATCTAACACatcaaaggggaaaagggaaaggaaaatggaaatgtCTTCCTTTAGGCAGATAGTTTCTTCATGGAAAGCGGTGTGTTGTAGTTCTGTCAGTCTGAGAGCACAATCTGATTGCCAAGtatagctttgctctttggAGCACACCAAAATAGATGTTGAGTCTTTATTTGTTGTAGTTTGgaggtgtgttttttttaacagatgaAAAATGGAGTTTGTAATCTCTGTCATACCAGGCTGTTCTTTGGGATAGTGGAAAAGCCATGAAGCACAACCAGTGTTAGAAGGTTGCTCCAGTGGTTTATGTTGATTTTATGGCTTGTTCTAGCTTCTTGTTGACTATGCTTGATCttctctattttcttcttcttaggAAGTGAACATTGAATTTGAAGCACATTCCATATCAGACAATGACTATAATGGAATAAAGAAATTACTACAACAGGTATTGTGACTTCTCCTTAGCTTGATTGATACATCCATTGATAATATCCAAAGAGCTATGTAAAGTCATAATTTCATATTGTTTATATTGTTAGAACACAGGAGGGTCTGCCTAAGCATAAGGGAAAACTTCTCTcttgagagggtgctggagccctgaagcacactgcccagagaggttgtgaagtatCATTCTTTGGAGAGATTTTACTGTACTTAAAAAGATTAAACAATTACAACTACAGGAGCTTTACCTGATAATCTGTAGGGCTGCTCTTCCTTCTTCATGTTGTtagctgctgcccagagaacTTCAAGCAATGTTGATCAGCTTCCTGGAGTTTTGGTTTCTTTCGTAAATTACAGCTTGTAAATGCCAACCAAACAAGTAACATCTCTGTTCTGTGACAACTTGCAGTCTTCTTTTGGCTGTTGTTACAAACAGATGCTCAGCAAACATTTGGATCGTTCCAGACTCGAAAGGATCCCAGTTGTGCCAAAAGCCAGCTTGTGGAGGGTTGAGGATCAGGCACTTCAGGAAGCTGCTTTTAGTCTTTACAGGATTATATGTAAGGAATTTAAGCAAACTCACtaaatggaaattaaaaatgAGTGTGTTACATAACTTAGAGAAATTGGTGACTTTATTTCCTACCAAGTGGCCTGTCATACATAGcatcagaatcattttggttggaatagaccttgaagatcatcaagtcctactgttaacccagtgctgccagttcaccactgaaccatgtccctctgcaccacatctatgtggcttttaaatccctccaaggATGAtggctccaccacttcccatggcagtctgttccagggcttgacaagccttttggggaagaaattttccctaatttccaacctaaacctcccttggtggaacttgaggccatttcatcttgttctgtcacttcttACTGGGGAGATATTATCAGGCCTAAAACTTAGTAACTTGTTTCTTATTTTCCAGTTGTTCCTAAAAGCTCCTGTTAACACTGCTGAATTAACTGATATATTAATACAACAGAATCATATTGGAAGTATTATCAAGGTAAGATAGAATTTATATTTGTAGATGAAGTTTAATGCTCTTTATGTTGAAATGAAGTAACAGACTTTAGAAGGGGATATGGTCATCATAATTTGTATGCTTCCTTTTTTGCTTTGAGAATAATTCTTCTATGGCAGCTGAAGTTTTCCATGCCTGCTTTCAACCAAACAGGGAATTATTTTGATTGCTTTCTTTTTATATGTGGAAGGGTTTTCACTTTTGTCTCTGAATTTCAGTGCTGGAGGGAACTTTGTTGCCATCTCCATAAGTAGGACCTTGTGTTTTCCCTGCGTTCTCAACATGTGCAGAGGTAGAGCCCCATCTCATTATCGTAGAGCCCCATTTTTTCAGTGTCTCAGTTCTCCATTGCCTTCTGGGGTTCAAGACTTTGTAAGCTTATTTCCctacaaagaaacagaagaaaattggttttgtttaagATCTTGCCATACCTTGCAGCAAGATGCTGCTTCTTATATGTGAGCCACCAAATTTTGGTACCTTTCAGAAGATACTGCTCTAGAAGGTCCATGCCCTGGCTCTCTAAGCACAAAGACATCTGGTGATGTAGCACTTCCACAACTGTAACCAGAATTTGTAGCTTGGGTTTTCATACAGATTACCAGAATGGTCATCATCTGCTGAGCATCTTctggaaatgaaaacattttgtgCTGCAGAGAGTGGAAATGATTTGAATGTCAATATGActtgttgctttttctttccttaaataGCAAGCAGAAGTCCCAGAGGAGAGTGACAATGATGAAGACGATGATGATGAAGTCTTTGGTTTTATAAGCTGCTTAAATTTAACAGAAAGGAAGGTTGGTATTCCTCATTAACTTACAGAAAGTGATAACTTGAGGCAGCATCCTGCTTTTCAGCCTGGCCGGCCAGCCAATCAGGATTTTGAATTCTACTATGGAGGATTATGGTCTTAAAAATTCCACATAGAATCAGAATATCATTTAGGCTGGGAAaagccttaaagatcattgagtccaactgttaacccagcattgccaagtctgctgctaatcTACTGAACTATCACTTAGGTTTCTTTGGATCTGGTCCTGTGTTGCATGCTGAATCTCATACATAAAGCAGGGTGGAACAGAGAGTTGAAACTGTGTCTAATAAGTGGTTCCAGGATAACTGAGCTGCCAGCCTCTTGTATTTCTTCACTTTCATcttgtggaatcatagaatggtttggattgaaagGAATGTTAAGACTatatagtccaacccccattGCATTGAGCAAGGATGCTCCTGACTAGACCACAtttctcaaagccccatccGTCCTGGCTGTGGACACATTCAGGATTGGGGCCTCCTtagctctctgggcaatctgttccagtgcctcactacctcaaggtgaagaatttcttcctaacatctaatctaaatccagctccATCCAGTTTGAAACAATTACCCCTGATCCTGTCACTTCATGCCTTTGTAAAAGGTCCTGACCCAGACACAGGACCCGAGTTGTTAAGCTTCTTGTTGAACTTCTGCAGCTTTTGTCTTTTGCTGTGGAGTGTGCTGGTGTTGCAGCTCATGACTGCATCCCTGTTAGTTAGAACTTTGGTTGCCCTCAGCTTCAGGGCTGGTAAATATTTAGGAGAGATTGTGCAGCACTTTACAGGCCTATTAGCAATTTCCTTAGGCAGTCTCTAGAATATTCCTATGAAGTTCCCACTCaagttttttttgtgtgtgcagatAATTGTCTTAcaacataaagaaaataaaccttTTGCTTCTAGGGTACACCGTGTGCTGAACAAATCAAAGAGCTGATTCTGAGTCGGTGTGAGAAGAGCTGTGAGCAGTGTGTTGTTGAACAACTGAATAAGCTCCTAAATGACAGTACTAAGCCCGTGGGTCTTATACTGAGTGAAAGATTCATTAATGTCCCACCACAGATTGCTCTGCCCATGCACCAACAGCTGCAGTAagtttgtgtggtttggttttttaacctGATGTTGTATTCCTGTAGTTGTCCTTCACAGTTTTTCAGAAATCTGTGTTGAGAGGTGAGACTACAGAGATacaaataagaagaaaaaaaaaaccaattttCATCATCTTGTTAATATTTTAACATTTGTTTAGCTTTTCAAATTCTTTATGCATTAAGATAGAAGAAGTCTTTTAGGAATATGTCCCATTTTACTGCAGACATAGCTGTGTGTATGTCACAGTTTGTGTCTTGCAGGTTGGTTTCATACTgagctaaaaaaaaatgtaagaaCTTTTTTATGTCATGCTGATAAGGAGCAACTTGGATATTTCTACCTCTGTGTTAATGCCTAGCTCTAGAATGGAAGATTTGAAACTTAAAAGGTGGATAAGTTCTGGTCCTTGAAGTCCATATGCAGTATTTTGCTTCGTTTCAAATAAATAAGTGAAGCAAGTTAGGTGCCATCTGGTGTCTACCAGTTTGTGGATTTCTGTCAGGGGCTCAGCAACAGGAAGTAAATTAATCCACTGAGATAGTGTTATATTAGTGCCATCTTGAGAACCAGGAGATTATTTTGGATAAGAAGCTCAAGTAATCAAATATTTTgagtttttctcccttttctttagttttcttttcttgtatGTACGAAGTCAGATTAAGCTGACTGCTATCCTGGCTCACTTAAACCATAAAACAGATATTTAAGGGATTAGTATTTTGATGTGAAAGAAAACATGTCAATAAGGTGGGTCAGGAAGGttttgagagaaagaaaagaggtgcTTGAAGGCTTAGCTTTGTAGTTACCTGCTAGTACAGCACTTGCACAACTCGGATTCTTATGTGAGCTGCTCTTGTTGTTTTGGAGTGTTGCAGTGACATCATGTTTAGTACATGGGTGGGCAGGAGTATTTTTGGGCTCTCAATCACAGTTCCTTGTGGAAGAGAGAGTGTGATGTATTTTCAGGGGAGCTGCACTTAGAACCATTTCCACACTCTACCATGAACAGGATTGTGGGGCAAAAAGGGTTATAtcatatttttattgttttagaGTACAAATAGTGTGTTGAAGTGCTAGGAAGGCTTACAGACAATTTCTTTCATTAAAGAATAGGCTGCAATGTAAGTATTTTTTCTACAGTAATGCAGTATATAAATTCCTTAAACAGTTGTTTAGGATTGAAAttgtgtgtgtgagaactgGTTTTTAAATTGTATgtgtaaatatttatttatctttagGAAAGAATTGACTGAGGCACAGAGAACGAACAAACCTTGTGGGAAGTGCCACTACTATCTTCTTATCAGCAAGACCTTTACAGAAGCCACAAAGAGCAGCTCtaagaagagggaagggagaaatcagcagaaagaggaattgaTGTTTGCAAATGCAGAGGAAGAATTCTTTTATGAGGTAATGTGATTCTTTTCatgtaaaatatttatttttctttatacaTCGTCAAAAAAGATGTTTCACCTTAAATTCAAACTGGAGAAAgctagatttaggttggacattaggaagaaatccttcaccaTGAGCAtgttgaggcactggaacaggttgtccagagaagttgtgagggcttcaagcctggaagtgttcaaagccaggttggatcaggccttgagcagcctggtccagcaagagatgtgcctgcccatggcagagaggttggaactagatgatccttaaggtcccttcccaccaaaaccattctatgtctATGTGAAATTCAAGAGGATCTTTTAAAAAGATACATCATGTATCTTTTAAATTAAACACAGCTTTTTTttagtgttgggtgatgaggaatagaatagacttaaccaggttggaaaagaccttcaagatcgagtccaacctatcacccagcaccatctaatcaactaacccctggcactaagtgccccatccaggctcttcttaaacgcctccagtgatggtgacttcaccacctccctgggcagcacattccaatggccaatcactcttcctgtgaagaacttcttcctaacatccagcctaaacctcccctggtgcagcttgagactgtgtcctcttgttctggtgctggttgcctgggagaagggaccaacccctacctggctacaacatcccttcaggtagttgtggacagcaataaggtctcccctgagcctcctcttctctaggctgagcaaccccagctccctcagcctctcctccatagggcttgtgctccaaacccctcaccagctttgttgcccttctctggacacattccagtaactcaacatctttcctgaactgaagggcccagaactggacacaggactcgaggtgtggcctaaccagcgccgAGTACAGGGATTTATTACTGTGTATTGTGGAGAGTTGTGCCATCCATTAGTCCAAATTACTAAATTAATCCCCCATATTGGTATTAATTTATGAATATATTAATTGTATCAGGTCACAATTGACCTGATTATAAGAAAGTGTGGTGTAGACTACCTGTGGCAGCTTTACTACACAATCAGGCCTTCTATGCTGTGAGGGTAATGGAAAAAATTCAAAGAACATCTGAAATAAGCAGAGAATTTAGGGGAAAGATCAGATATTACTTTGTCTTGAGGCCAGTGTCTTGGCTTCAAAGGCTTAACAAAATTAATCTCCTTACTCACACACCAAAGCTGAACGCAGTAATTGTCAGATATGTTAAAATTTGTGAATGGCCAAACAAATGGTAATAAATCTGGATGTTGAATTTAACAGCatgtcccaggctgcctggaTTTACAAAAGTTTGGAATCTCTTTAGTTTGGGGAGCAGTGCAGTTGTCTTCTTCAATTTGGACAATAAGAAATGTGAAAGATGTGTTAAAATTGCTGCATCAGCTGAGCAGAGAACACAGGCTGTGGGTGTGTGGAGTAAGTACAGTTAGCTTCAGGATCTCTCAATGACAGTCAAGCAAGGTGGCAGCTCAACATTGAGTAGTAACTTGTGAGGGTGTTTTGACTTAATTGTGTGTCACAGCTTTCAAGATTCCAAAAAATGTAGAGGAATCTCTGTTAGAGTCTCAGTCGGCATCTGCGGTGCCTGTTAAGACTTAAATACACAGCTCTCTTTGTCTTGCCCTTACATAGTTTATCCTAGGTCCAAAAAAGCACCTGTGGAGACTATTTATATTTGGTAATGCAGTTAAATGTGTTTCCCTGAGATCTCTCTTCCCAAGACAATTCACAGATACCAAAGCTGTGGTTTTGTATTTGTTGGGTTTATGTGGAAACATTTATCTCTTCCCTTTCCAACAATTGTTACTTGCaaaaaataacagaatcactttg
Protein-coding regions in this window:
- the BCCIP gene encoding BRCA2 and CDKN1A-interacting protein, coding for MATPAKRRAQPQPQPPAAESGSDSESEPESDSEEEEEEGIDEEVNIEFEAHSISDNDYNGIKKLLQQLFLKAPVNTAELTDILIQQNHIGSIIKQAEVPEESDNDEDDDDEVFGFISCLNLTERKGTPCAEQIKELILSRCEKSCEQCVVEQLNKLLNDSTKPVGLILSERFINVPPQIALPMHQQLQKELTEAQRTNKPCGKCHYYLLISKTFTEATKSSSKKREGRNQQKEELMFANAEEEFFYEKALLKFSYSVQEESDTCLGGRWSFDDVPMKPWRTVMIVPADRINVIMDKLKDYLSL